The Oncorhynchus tshawytscha isolate Ot180627B linkage group LG05, Otsh_v2.0, whole genome shotgun sequence genome includes a window with the following:
- the LOC112250871 gene encoding transcription factor E2-alpha isoform X11, whose product MNEQQQQRMTAVGTQDKELNDLLDFSAMFAPPVANGKNRPTTLASSQFGGSALDERNGSGSWGPGEQNSPPFNQGRGYGDGSHYNEHEGLSSPFLSSGIGGKNERIPYSSFGGQPGFLPSDIVMPSPDAMSPSGLKSTSQFYPGSYPNNPRRRPPDGQLDTQPKKIRKPPGLPSSVYASSSGDEYARDNGGYPGTKPGSVYPGSFYMQGNYLQEGLHPSSDPWASSGPLGQSGYSAMLGNSPHIGQPGSFSAINPQDRMVRTAPQYKRQPLPLSPQNYPLHGSEVNGSLPPSFHSGSGSYNHTPSINGADGIMANRGATAGSSGDEIGKALASIYPSDHNSNNFSSTPSTPVGSPQGIAGAASQWPRPSGQSALSPNYEGQLHALNKMEDRLEEAIHVLRSHAVQGPPGLGGGAHSDMHSLLSAVSSVHNGGLGGLSQAFSNAGLALSNRHPAMGGNHHEEPTGLPPSSTLLHGHHASGPPQSTGQSDGFTSLPGSVARSTHSSSGSDIKREDKEDEENSSIADKSEDEKKETKRIRASPEDEDDEDLPPEVKVEREKERRVANNARERLRVRDINEAFKELGRMCQLHLSNDKPQTKLLILHQAVNVILNLEQQVRERNLNPKAACLKRREEEKVSGVVGDSPMQLSGGHPGMGGDGHNPVSHM is encoded by the exons ctctgGATGAGCGCAATGGCTCTGGATCCTGGGGCCCAGGAGAACAAAACAGCCCCCCCTTCAACCAGGGAAGG GGCTACGGAGATGGCTCCCACTACAATGAGCACGAGGGCCTGTCATCCCCCTTCCTCAGCTCAGGAATCGGAG GTAAAAATGAGAGGATACCATACTCTTCCTTTGGTGGCCAG CCCGGCTTCCTGCCCAGTGACATCGTCATGCCCAGTCCAGATGCCATGTCCCCCTCTGGGCTAAAGTCTACCTCTCAGTTCTACCCCGGATCATACCCCAACAACCCCAGGAGGAGGCCTCCTGATGGCCAGCTAG acaCCCAACCCAAGAAGATCCGCAAGCCCCCTGGCCTGCCGTCCTCG GTGTATGCCTCTTCCTCTGGGGATGAATATGCACGTGACAACGGAGGATATCCTGGCACCAAACCTGGCTCTGTCTACCCAGGCTCTTTCTACATGCAAGGTAACTACTTGCAAG aggGCCTCCACCCCTCTTCTGACCCCTGGGCCTCCTCAGGACCTCTGGGTCAGTCTGGCTACTCTGCCATGCTGGGGAACTCCCCCCACATTGGCCAGCCAGGCTCCTTCTCTGCCATCAACCCACAGGACAGGATGGTGAGGACAGCCCCTCAATAT AAGCGTCAACCCCTACCTCTGTCCCCACAGAACTACCCTCTCCATGGCAGTGAGGTGAACGGCAGCCTCCCACCCAGCTTCCACTCTGGCTCTGGGAGCTACAACCACACGCCCTCCATTAACGGAGCAGACGGCATCATGG CCAACAGAGGCGCCACTGCAGGGAGCTCAGGGGATGAGATTGGGAAGGCTCTTGCATCG ATCTACCCCTCGGACCACAACAGTAACAACTTCTCCTCCACACCCTCCACCCCAGTGGGCTCGCCCCAGGGAATTGCAG GAGCTGCATCTCAATGGCCAAGACCTTCAGGGCAGTCTGCCCTGTCACCCAACTACGAAGGGCAACTGCACGCCCTG AACAAAATGGAGGACCGTCTGGAAGAGGCCATCCACGTGCTGCGTAGCCACGCTGTCCAGGGCCCGCCCGGCTTGGGGGGAGGAGCTCACTCTGACATGCACAGCCTGCTGAGCGCTGTGTCGTCTGTGCACAACGGTGGCCTGGGAGGCCTCTCTCAGGCCTTCTCCAACGCTGGCCTGGCCCTCAGCAACAGACACCCTGCCATG GGAGGAAACCATCACGAGGAGCCCACAGGCCTTCCTCCCAGCAGTACCCTGCTGCACGGTCACCACGCCTCCGGACCCCCTCAGTCCACTGGACAATCTGACGGCTTCACCA GTCTGCCAGGAAGCGTGGCCCGCTCCACACACTCGTCCAGCGGCTCGGACATCaagagagaggacaaggaggaCGAAGAGAACTCCTCCATTGCTGACAAGTCTGAGGACGAGAAGAAGGAAACCAAACGCATCAGAGCAAG TCCAGAGGATGAGGATGACGAGGACCTTCCTCCTGAGGTAAAGGTAGAGCGTGAGAAAGAGCGGCGAGTGGCCAACAACGCCCGCGAGCGGCTGCGAGTGCGAGACATCAACGAGGCTTTCAAGGAGCTGGGCCGCATGTGCCAGCTGCACCTCAGCAACGACAAACCTCAGACCAAGCTGCTCATCCTGCATCAAGCCGTCAACGTCATTCTCAACCTGGAGCAGCAAGTCCGAG AACGTAACCTGAACCCTAAAGCAGCGTGTCTGAAGCggcgggaggaggagaaggtgtcTGGAGTGGTGGGTGACTCCCCCATGCAGCTCTCGGGAGGCCACCCCGGCATGGGGGGAGACGGCCATAACCCAGTCAGTCATATGTAA
- the LOC112250871 gene encoding transcription factor E2-alpha isoform X12, producing the protein MNEQQQQRMTAVGTQDKELNDLLDFSAMFAPPVANGKNRPTTLASSQFGGSALDERNGSGSWGPGEQNSPPFNQGRGYGDGSHYNEHEGLSSPFLSSGIGGKNERIPYSSFGGQPGFLPSDIVMPSPDAMSPSGLKSTSQFYPGSYPNNPRRRPPDGQLDTQPKKIRKPPGLPSSVYASSSGDEYARDNGGYPGTKPGSVYPGSFYMQEGLHPSSDPWASSGPLGQSGYSAMLGNSPHIGQPGSFSAINPQDRMKRQPLPLSPQNYPLHGSEVNGSLPPSFHSGSGSYNHTPSINGADGIMANRGATAGSSGDEIGKALASIYPSDHNSNNFSSTPSTPVGSPQGIAGAASQWPRPSGQSALSPNYEGQLHALQNKMEDRLEEAIHVLRSHAVQGPPGLGGGAHSDMHSLLSAVSSVHNGGLGGLSQAFSNAGLALSNRHPAMGGNHHEEPTGLPPSSTLLHGHHASGPPQSTGQSDGFTSLPGSVARSTHSSSGSDIKREDKEDEENSSIADKSEDEKKETKRIRASPEDEDDEDLPPEVKVEREKERRVANNARERLRVRDINEAFKELGRMCQLHLSNDKPQTKLLILHQAVNVILNLEQQVRERNLNPKAACLKRREEEKVSGVVGDSPMQLSGGHPGMGGDGHNPVSHM; encoded by the exons ctctgGATGAGCGCAATGGCTCTGGATCCTGGGGCCCAGGAGAACAAAACAGCCCCCCCTTCAACCAGGGAAGG GGCTACGGAGATGGCTCCCACTACAATGAGCACGAGGGCCTGTCATCCCCCTTCCTCAGCTCAGGAATCGGAG GTAAAAATGAGAGGATACCATACTCTTCCTTTGGTGGCCAG CCCGGCTTCCTGCCCAGTGACATCGTCATGCCCAGTCCAGATGCCATGTCCCCCTCTGGGCTAAAGTCTACCTCTCAGTTCTACCCCGGATCATACCCCAACAACCCCAGGAGGAGGCCTCCTGATGGCCAGCTAG acaCCCAACCCAAGAAGATCCGCAAGCCCCCTGGCCTGCCGTCCTCG GTGTATGCCTCTTCCTCTGGGGATGAATATGCACGTGACAACGGAGGATATCCTGGCACCAAACCTGGCTCTGTCTACCCAGGCTCTTTCTACATGCAAG aggGCCTCCACCCCTCTTCTGACCCCTGGGCCTCCTCAGGACCTCTGGGTCAGTCTGGCTACTCTGCCATGCTGGGGAACTCCCCCCACATTGGCCAGCCAGGCTCCTTCTCTGCCATCAACCCACAGGACAGGATG AAGCGTCAACCCCTACCTCTGTCCCCACAGAACTACCCTCTCCATGGCAGTGAGGTGAACGGCAGCCTCCCACCCAGCTTCCACTCTGGCTCTGGGAGCTACAACCACACGCCCTCCATTAACGGAGCAGACGGCATCATGG CCAACAGAGGCGCCACTGCAGGGAGCTCAGGGGATGAGATTGGGAAGGCTCTTGCATCG ATCTACCCCTCGGACCACAACAGTAACAACTTCTCCTCCACACCCTCCACCCCAGTGGGCTCGCCCCAGGGAATTGCAG GAGCTGCATCTCAATGGCCAAGACCTTCAGGGCAGTCTGCCCTGTCACCCAACTACGAAGGGCAACTGCACGCCCTG CAGAACAAAATGGAGGACCGTCTGGAAGAGGCCATCCACGTGCTGCGTAGCCACGCTGTCCAGGGCCCGCCCGGCTTGGGGGGAGGAGCTCACTCTGACATGCACAGCCTGCTGAGCGCTGTGTCGTCTGTGCACAACGGTGGCCTGGGAGGCCTCTCTCAGGCCTTCTCCAACGCTGGCCTGGCCCTCAGCAACAGACACCCTGCCATG GGAGGAAACCATCACGAGGAGCCCACAGGCCTTCCTCCCAGCAGTACCCTGCTGCACGGTCACCACGCCTCCGGACCCCCTCAGTCCACTGGACAATCTGACGGCTTCACCA GTCTGCCAGGAAGCGTGGCCCGCTCCACACACTCGTCCAGCGGCTCGGACATCaagagagaggacaaggaggaCGAAGAGAACTCCTCCATTGCTGACAAGTCTGAGGACGAGAAGAAGGAAACCAAACGCATCAGAGCAAG TCCAGAGGATGAGGATGACGAGGACCTTCCTCCTGAGGTAAAGGTAGAGCGTGAGAAAGAGCGGCGAGTGGCCAACAACGCCCGCGAGCGGCTGCGAGTGCGAGACATCAACGAGGCTTTCAAGGAGCTGGGCCGCATGTGCCAGCTGCACCTCAGCAACGACAAACCTCAGACCAAGCTGCTCATCCTGCATCAAGCCGTCAACGTCATTCTCAACCTGGAGCAGCAAGTCCGAG AACGTAACCTGAACCCTAAAGCAGCGTGTCTGAAGCggcgggaggaggagaaggtgtcTGGAGTGGTGGGTGACTCCCCCATGCAGCTCTCGGGAGGCCACCCCGGCATGGGGGGAGACGGCCATAACCCAGTCAGTCATATGTAA
- the LOC112250871 gene encoding transcription factor E2-alpha isoform X8, whose product MNEQQQQRMTAVGTQDKELNDLLDFSAMFAPPVANGKNRPTTLASSQFGGSALDERNGSGSWGPGEQNSPPFNQGRGYGDGSHYNEHEGLSSPFLSSGIGGKNERIPYSSFGGQPGFLPSDIVMPSPDAMSPSGLKSTSQFYPGSYPNNPRRRPPDGQLDTQPKKIRKPPGLPSSVYASSSGDEYARDNGGYPGTKPGSVYPGSFYMQGNYLQEGLHPSSDPWASSGPLGQSGYSAMLGNSPHIGQPGSFSAINPQDRMVRTAPQYKRQPLPLSPQNYPLHGSEVNGSLPPSFHSGSGSYNHTPSINGADGIMANRGATAGSSGDEIGKALASIYPSDHNSNNFSSTPSTPVGSPQGIAGAASQWPRPSGQSALSPNYEGQLHALQNKMEDRLEEAIHVLRSHAVQGPPGLGGGAHSDMHSLLSAVSSVHNGGLGGLSQAFSNAGLALSNRHPAMGGNHHEEPTGLPPSSTLLHGHHASGPPQSTGQSDGFTSLPGSVARSTHSSSGSDIKREDKEDEENSSIADKSEDEKKETKRIRASPEDEDDEDLPPEVKVEREKERRVANNARERLRVRDINEAFKELGRMCQLHLSNDKPQTKLLILHQAVNVILNLEQQVRERNLNPKAACLKRREEEKVSGVVGDSPMQLSGGHPGMGGDGHNPVSHM is encoded by the exons ctctgGATGAGCGCAATGGCTCTGGATCCTGGGGCCCAGGAGAACAAAACAGCCCCCCCTTCAACCAGGGAAGG GGCTACGGAGATGGCTCCCACTACAATGAGCACGAGGGCCTGTCATCCCCCTTCCTCAGCTCAGGAATCGGAG GTAAAAATGAGAGGATACCATACTCTTCCTTTGGTGGCCAG CCCGGCTTCCTGCCCAGTGACATCGTCATGCCCAGTCCAGATGCCATGTCCCCCTCTGGGCTAAAGTCTACCTCTCAGTTCTACCCCGGATCATACCCCAACAACCCCAGGAGGAGGCCTCCTGATGGCCAGCTAG acaCCCAACCCAAGAAGATCCGCAAGCCCCCTGGCCTGCCGTCCTCG GTGTATGCCTCTTCCTCTGGGGATGAATATGCACGTGACAACGGAGGATATCCTGGCACCAAACCTGGCTCTGTCTACCCAGGCTCTTTCTACATGCAAGGTAACTACTTGCAAG aggGCCTCCACCCCTCTTCTGACCCCTGGGCCTCCTCAGGACCTCTGGGTCAGTCTGGCTACTCTGCCATGCTGGGGAACTCCCCCCACATTGGCCAGCCAGGCTCCTTCTCTGCCATCAACCCACAGGACAGGATGGTGAGGACAGCCCCTCAATAT AAGCGTCAACCCCTACCTCTGTCCCCACAGAACTACCCTCTCCATGGCAGTGAGGTGAACGGCAGCCTCCCACCCAGCTTCCACTCTGGCTCTGGGAGCTACAACCACACGCCCTCCATTAACGGAGCAGACGGCATCATGG CCAACAGAGGCGCCACTGCAGGGAGCTCAGGGGATGAGATTGGGAAGGCTCTTGCATCG ATCTACCCCTCGGACCACAACAGTAACAACTTCTCCTCCACACCCTCCACCCCAGTGGGCTCGCCCCAGGGAATTGCAG GAGCTGCATCTCAATGGCCAAGACCTTCAGGGCAGTCTGCCCTGTCACCCAACTACGAAGGGCAACTGCACGCCCTG CAGAACAAAATGGAGGACCGTCTGGAAGAGGCCATCCACGTGCTGCGTAGCCACGCTGTCCAGGGCCCGCCCGGCTTGGGGGGAGGAGCTCACTCTGACATGCACAGCCTGCTGAGCGCTGTGTCGTCTGTGCACAACGGTGGCCTGGGAGGCCTCTCTCAGGCCTTCTCCAACGCTGGCCTGGCCCTCAGCAACAGACACCCTGCCATG GGAGGAAACCATCACGAGGAGCCCACAGGCCTTCCTCCCAGCAGTACCCTGCTGCACGGTCACCACGCCTCCGGACCCCCTCAGTCCACTGGACAATCTGACGGCTTCACCA GTCTGCCAGGAAGCGTGGCCCGCTCCACACACTCGTCCAGCGGCTCGGACATCaagagagaggacaaggaggaCGAAGAGAACTCCTCCATTGCTGACAAGTCTGAGGACGAGAAGAAGGAAACCAAACGCATCAGAGCAAG TCCAGAGGATGAGGATGACGAGGACCTTCCTCCTGAGGTAAAGGTAGAGCGTGAGAAAGAGCGGCGAGTGGCCAACAACGCCCGCGAGCGGCTGCGAGTGCGAGACATCAACGAGGCTTTCAAGGAGCTGGGCCGCATGTGCCAGCTGCACCTCAGCAACGACAAACCTCAGACCAAGCTGCTCATCCTGCATCAAGCCGTCAACGTCATTCTCAACCTGGAGCAGCAAGTCCGAG AACGTAACCTGAACCCTAAAGCAGCGTGTCTGAAGCggcgggaggaggagaaggtgtcTGGAGTGGTGGGTGACTCCCCCATGCAGCTCTCGGGAGGCCACCCCGGCATGGGGGGAGACGGCCATAACCCAGTCAGTCATATGTAA
- the LOC112250871 gene encoding transcription factor E2-alpha isoform X7: protein MNEQQQQRMTAVGTQDKELNDLLDFSAMFAPPVANGKNRPTTLASSQFGGSALDERNGSGSWGPGEQNSPPFNQGRGYGDGSHYNEHEGLSSPFLSSGIGGKNERIPYSSFGGQPGFLPSDIVMPSPDAMSPSGLKSTSQFYPGSYPNNPRRRPPDGQLDTQPKKIRKPPGLPSSVYASSSGDEYARDNGGYPGTKPGSVYPGSFYMQGNYLQEGLHPSSDPWASSGPLGQSGYSAMLGNSPHIGQPGSFSAINPQDRMNYPLHGSEVNGSLPPSFHSGSGSYNHTPSINGADGIMANRGATAGSSGDEIGKALASIYPSDHNSNNFSSTPSTPVGSPQGIAGAASQWPRPSGQSALSPNYEGQLHALQNKMEDRLEEAIHVLRSHAVQGPPGLGGGAHSDMHSLLSAVSSVHNGGLGGLSQAFSNAGLALSNRHPAMGGNHHEEPTGLPPSSTLLHGHHASGPPQSTGQSDGFTSLPGSVARSTHSSSGSDIKREDKEDEENSSIADKSEDEKKETKRIRARKEALTLQILSGLSGLSDPGDDPEDEDDEDLPPEVKVEREKERRVANNARERLRVRDINEAFKELGRMCQLHLSNDKPQTKLLILHQAVNVILNLEQQVRERNLNPKAACLKRREEEKVSGVVGDSPMQLSGGHPGMGGDGHNPVSHM, encoded by the exons ctctgGATGAGCGCAATGGCTCTGGATCCTGGGGCCCAGGAGAACAAAACAGCCCCCCCTTCAACCAGGGAAGG GGCTACGGAGATGGCTCCCACTACAATGAGCACGAGGGCCTGTCATCCCCCTTCCTCAGCTCAGGAATCGGAG GTAAAAATGAGAGGATACCATACTCTTCCTTTGGTGGCCAG CCCGGCTTCCTGCCCAGTGACATCGTCATGCCCAGTCCAGATGCCATGTCCCCCTCTGGGCTAAAGTCTACCTCTCAGTTCTACCCCGGATCATACCCCAACAACCCCAGGAGGAGGCCTCCTGATGGCCAGCTAG acaCCCAACCCAAGAAGATCCGCAAGCCCCCTGGCCTGCCGTCCTCG GTGTATGCCTCTTCCTCTGGGGATGAATATGCACGTGACAACGGAGGATATCCTGGCACCAAACCTGGCTCTGTCTACCCAGGCTCTTTCTACATGCAAGGTAACTACTTGCAAG aggGCCTCCACCCCTCTTCTGACCCCTGGGCCTCCTCAGGACCTCTGGGTCAGTCTGGCTACTCTGCCATGCTGGGGAACTCCCCCCACATTGGCCAGCCAGGCTCCTTCTCTGCCATCAACCCACAGGACAGGATG AACTACCCTCTCCATGGCAGTGAGGTGAACGGCAGCCTCCCACCCAGCTTCCACTCTGGCTCTGGGAGCTACAACCACACGCCCTCCATTAACGGAGCAGACGGCATCATGG CCAACAGAGGCGCCACTGCAGGGAGCTCAGGGGATGAGATTGGGAAGGCTCTTGCATCG ATCTACCCCTCGGACCACAACAGTAACAACTTCTCCTCCACACCCTCCACCCCAGTGGGCTCGCCCCAGGGAATTGCAG GAGCTGCATCTCAATGGCCAAGACCTTCAGGGCAGTCTGCCCTGTCACCCAACTACGAAGGGCAACTGCACGCCCTG CAGAACAAAATGGAGGACCGTCTGGAAGAGGCCATCCACGTGCTGCGTAGCCACGCTGTCCAGGGCCCGCCCGGCTTGGGGGGAGGAGCTCACTCTGACATGCACAGCCTGCTGAGCGCTGTGTCGTCTGTGCACAACGGTGGCCTGGGAGGCCTCTCTCAGGCCTTCTCCAACGCTGGCCTGGCCCTCAGCAACAGACACCCTGCCATG GGAGGAAACCATCACGAGGAGCCCACAGGCCTTCCTCCCAGCAGTACCCTGCTGCACGGTCACCACGCCTCCGGACCCCCTCAGTCCACTGGACAATCTGACGGCTTCACCA GTCTGCCAGGAAGCGTGGCCCGCTCCACACACTCGTCCAGCGGCTCGGACATCaagagagaggacaaggaggaCGAAGAGAACTCCTCCATTGCTGACAAGTCTGAGGACGAGAAGAAGGAAACCAAACGCATCAGAGCAAG AAAGGAGGCGCTGACCCTCCAAATCCTCTCTGGCCTCTCAGGCCTGTCAGACCCGGGAGATGA TCCAGAGGATGAGGATGACGAGGACCTTCCTCCTGAGGTAAAGGTAGAGCGTGAGAAAGAGCGGCGAGTGGCCAACAACGCCCGCGAGCGGCTGCGAGTGCGAGACATCAACGAGGCTTTCAAGGAGCTGGGCCGCATGTGCCAGCTGCACCTCAGCAACGACAAACCTCAGACCAAGCTGCTCATCCTGCATCAAGCCGTCAACGTCATTCTCAACCTGGAGCAGCAAGTCCGAG AACGTAACCTGAACCCTAAAGCAGCGTGTCTGAAGCggcgggaggaggagaaggtgtcTGGAGTGGTGGGTGACTCCCCCATGCAGCTCTCGGGAGGCCACCCCGGCATGGGGGGAGACGGCCATAACCCAGTCAGTCATATGTAA
- the LOC112250871 gene encoding transcription factor E2-alpha isoform X9 codes for MNEQQQQRMTAVGTQDKELNDLLDFSAMFAPPVANGKNRPTTLASSQFGGSALDERNGSGSWGPGEQNSPPFNQGRGYGDGSHYNEHEGLSSPFLSSGIGGKNERIPYSSFGGQPGFLPSDIVMPSPDAMSPSGLKSTSQFYPGSYPNNPRRRPPDGQLDTQPKKIRKPPGLPSSVYASSSGDEYARDNGGYPGTKPGSVYPGSFYMQEGLHPSSDPWASSGPLGQSGYSAMLGNSPHIGQPGSFSAINPQDRMNYPLHGSEVNGSLPPSFHSGSGSYNHTPSINGADGIMANRGATAGSSGDEIGKALASIYPSDHNSNNFSSTPSTPVGSPQGIAGAASQWPRPSGQSALSPNYEGQLHALQNKMEDRLEEAIHVLRSHAVQGPPGLGGGAHSDMHSLLSAVSSVHNGGLGGLSQAFSNAGLALSNRHPAMGGNHHEEPTGLPPSSTLLHGHHASGPPQSTGQSDGFTSLPGSVARSTHSSSGSDIKREDKEDEENSSIADKSEDEKKETKRIRARKEALTLQILSGLSGLSDPGDDPEDEDDEDLPPEVKVEREKERRVANNARERLRVRDINEAFKELGRMCQLHLSNDKPQTKLLILHQAVNVILNLEQQVRERNLNPKAACLKRREEEKVSGVVGDSPMQLSGGHPGMGGDGHNPVSHM; via the exons ctctgGATGAGCGCAATGGCTCTGGATCCTGGGGCCCAGGAGAACAAAACAGCCCCCCCTTCAACCAGGGAAGG GGCTACGGAGATGGCTCCCACTACAATGAGCACGAGGGCCTGTCATCCCCCTTCCTCAGCTCAGGAATCGGAG GTAAAAATGAGAGGATACCATACTCTTCCTTTGGTGGCCAG CCCGGCTTCCTGCCCAGTGACATCGTCATGCCCAGTCCAGATGCCATGTCCCCCTCTGGGCTAAAGTCTACCTCTCAGTTCTACCCCGGATCATACCCCAACAACCCCAGGAGGAGGCCTCCTGATGGCCAGCTAG acaCCCAACCCAAGAAGATCCGCAAGCCCCCTGGCCTGCCGTCCTCG GTGTATGCCTCTTCCTCTGGGGATGAATATGCACGTGACAACGGAGGATATCCTGGCACCAAACCTGGCTCTGTCTACCCAGGCTCTTTCTACATGCAAG aggGCCTCCACCCCTCTTCTGACCCCTGGGCCTCCTCAGGACCTCTGGGTCAGTCTGGCTACTCTGCCATGCTGGGGAACTCCCCCCACATTGGCCAGCCAGGCTCCTTCTCTGCCATCAACCCACAGGACAGGATG AACTACCCTCTCCATGGCAGTGAGGTGAACGGCAGCCTCCCACCCAGCTTCCACTCTGGCTCTGGGAGCTACAACCACACGCCCTCCATTAACGGAGCAGACGGCATCATGG CCAACAGAGGCGCCACTGCAGGGAGCTCAGGGGATGAGATTGGGAAGGCTCTTGCATCG ATCTACCCCTCGGACCACAACAGTAACAACTTCTCCTCCACACCCTCCACCCCAGTGGGCTCGCCCCAGGGAATTGCAG GAGCTGCATCTCAATGGCCAAGACCTTCAGGGCAGTCTGCCCTGTCACCCAACTACGAAGGGCAACTGCACGCCCTG CAGAACAAAATGGAGGACCGTCTGGAAGAGGCCATCCACGTGCTGCGTAGCCACGCTGTCCAGGGCCCGCCCGGCTTGGGGGGAGGAGCTCACTCTGACATGCACAGCCTGCTGAGCGCTGTGTCGTCTGTGCACAACGGTGGCCTGGGAGGCCTCTCTCAGGCCTTCTCCAACGCTGGCCTGGCCCTCAGCAACAGACACCCTGCCATG GGAGGAAACCATCACGAGGAGCCCACAGGCCTTCCTCCCAGCAGTACCCTGCTGCACGGTCACCACGCCTCCGGACCCCCTCAGTCCACTGGACAATCTGACGGCTTCACCA GTCTGCCAGGAAGCGTGGCCCGCTCCACACACTCGTCCAGCGGCTCGGACATCaagagagaggacaaggaggaCGAAGAGAACTCCTCCATTGCTGACAAGTCTGAGGACGAGAAGAAGGAAACCAAACGCATCAGAGCAAG AAAGGAGGCGCTGACCCTCCAAATCCTCTCTGGCCTCTCAGGCCTGTCAGACCCGGGAGATGA TCCAGAGGATGAGGATGACGAGGACCTTCCTCCTGAGGTAAAGGTAGAGCGTGAGAAAGAGCGGCGAGTGGCCAACAACGCCCGCGAGCGGCTGCGAGTGCGAGACATCAACGAGGCTTTCAAGGAGCTGGGCCGCATGTGCCAGCTGCACCTCAGCAACGACAAACCTCAGACCAAGCTGCTCATCCTGCATCAAGCCGTCAACGTCATTCTCAACCTGGAGCAGCAAGTCCGAG AACGTAACCTGAACCCTAAAGCAGCGTGTCTGAAGCggcgggaggaggagaaggtgtcTGGAGTGGTGGGTGACTCCCCCATGCAGCTCTCGGGAGGCCACCCCGGCATGGGGGGAGACGGCCATAACCCAGTCAGTCATATGTAA